One window from the genome of Fulvivirga lutea encodes:
- a CDS encoding VanW family protein: MKIIKDRILKPKIRSRLRRSLGKIFYINKRRIEWLREFSNYSKVIRKDYFDHSVVRHKSLLLRPLKDVDMRLQHNKVKNLSLAINKIDGIIIKPNQVFSLWYLIGKPSARKGYLPGLVLNQGKIEEGIGGGLCQLGNLLCWMSLHTPLEIKERYRHGYDVFPDVNRKIPFGSGATLAYNYIDFQLRNTTPHTFQIKLNLSEKYLEGEILSSEIIPSKYEVFEDNHHFVQQSWGGYTRHNQIKRRIIEDNNVKEELLFENHAIMMYEPFLES; this comes from the coding sequence AAAAATTAGATCTAGACTTAGAAGAAGTTTAGGTAAGATCTTTTATATAAATAAGCGCAGAATTGAATGGCTTAGAGAGTTCTCTAACTATTCAAAAGTGATTAGGAAAGATTACTTTGACCATAGTGTAGTTAGGCATAAATCTCTTCTATTAAGACCTCTTAAGGATGTTGATATGAGATTACAACATAATAAAGTCAAGAACCTATCTTTAGCTATTAACAAGATTGATGGCATAATTATAAAGCCAAACCAAGTATTTTCTCTATGGTACTTAATTGGGAAGCCTTCTGCAAGAAAAGGTTACTTACCGGGACTTGTATTGAATCAGGGGAAAATTGAAGAAGGTATTGGAGGTGGGCTTTGCCAATTGGGCAATTTACTCTGCTGGATGAGTTTACATACTCCATTAGAAATAAAGGAAAGGTATAGGCATGGTTATGATGTATTCCCAGATGTAAATCGAAAAATACCTTTCGGATCAGGAGCAACATTAGCTTATAATTATATAGATTTCCAACTAAGAAATACAACCCCACATACATTTCAAATAAAACTTAATCTATCTGAAAAGTATCTAGAAGGTGAGATTCTTTCCTCCGAAATAATACCTTCCAAATACGAGGTTTTTGAAGATAACCACCATTTCGTACAACAGTCATGGGGAGGTTATACACGGCACAATCAAATCAAGAGAAGAATTATTGAAGACAACAATGTGAAAGAAGAATTACTATTCGAGAATCATGCAATAATGATGTATGAGCCATTCTTGGAAAGCTAA